TGTATGAATAGTTTCAAGTAAAGAGAAGGCTCcaaataaaaaccaataattGCAACCTATGTTATATGGGTGTTAGGTGCAGGTGTGTCTAGGTGTCTAATTCTTCACATCTCAAATTTTAGGATACAATAATTTGGGTGAAAATGAATTGTAGTAGAACAATCTTACTAAATGtgcaaaatgaatgaaaagaatAATTTAACACTATAACagtacctatcaaaaaataataataatttaacactATAACAATAGAATCATGACAAGATCATCAGTAACCCATTTGGCAGGAGAAAGTAAGAACTAATAGAACTAGATGAAGAAAAAAACCTCATAACAGCGGCGAATGTGAAGTTTTTTCAAGTTTCTGCAGCCATTAGCTATACCACATATGGCATCGTCTCCAATACTCGAACAATCCACCAAGTGAAGAGCTTGCAAGAATTTGCAGCCCCTGCCTATTTCAAGAAGTGCATTATCACCGATTCTTTGGCAATACAGCAGAGCTAACTCAGTCAGGCGCCTGCAATTCATAACAAAGAGCCATAAATTAGCATCATTACAGAAGATCAAAATATGGAGACCTCCAGATTAAAAACCAgtgtaaaaaaaatggatatatTTAGCCACCCgccaataataaattttataaacagCAATACAGCTTGATGCAATAAACATATAAAcacaataataaattttatattaatcaGGAGCAGATTATAACACCAATGGTTTCACTATTGTAGAGTTGATTTATTCTTACGATATGATGCATTTAAAAGAACATTTTAAAAGATGTAAAATCATCATGAAAAGCAATATTAATATGTAGCAGAAAGGAAAGCTCACAAAGCCTCAAAGGGAGATGTTAAATAGAACTTCAAAAAAGGACTTTCAGTTAATACATCCATATTGTTACCACTAATGACACTTAACAAGATTAAGCCAGTGAAAGAGATACATACAAGCAAGATTTTCCAACAGACGCTAGTCCAAGTGTTCCAATATTGTGACATCCATTAACTTCAAGATGTATAAGTTCAGAACAACCAGTTGCAATTGCCTCCAAACCCTTGTCACTCAAGAAATAACAGTCACTTAGAATAAGATTCTTTAACTTCTTACACCCTTTTCCAATAGCTGATAGACTCCTGAAAATTTATTGTACAAATGTTCAGAACATGAGCATCAAGAAAATGTTTAGCCACGTCACAATTAGCAGAATTAATCACAGAAAATAGGAAGACTTAAACCTTATCATTTTTAAGAGACAAATCAGTGAAATACAAAAAGGTACAATGAGGCAGAGGAAGAGATTCATCGAAAGATAATCCAATGGCACTTCCAAAACTAGCTTAAAAACTGAATGACTTTTACCGAACCTCAATCTGTGATCATTTAACCTGAAGACCAGATACGATAATGTTTTAAGCACAACCTAAGTCATCTCATGTTTTCATGAAAATTCATAACAAAAGAAAGACAAGAAAcaaatattaatagaaaaataattgtacGTGCTTGTAAGCCTTGAATGTCTTCATGTGGTTGACAGCACAAACGAACAAATCAGTCAATAACGGGCATTTAATTGCACAATAAACTTAAtaaacttgtaaaaaaaaataaacggCTGGTTTTAGTTGACATTTCAGGTGATTTACTTTAATTAGGGCAACTATGGacgaaaaaaaatctaaaaataaataaaaaataaacaaaatccaTGAGAATTAACTGACCTGTCGGTGAATTTCTGGAAGCTGTACAGAGCCAACACTTCCAGTGATAAACAACAGGTGCCAACAGCTTCCAAAGCTTCGTCTGTCACATTAATGCATAGTAGTTTCAGAACTTTCAAAAGACGGCAACCTTCCGCCACAGCAAGCACCCCTTCATTGTGTATGAATTCTGAATCCAATGACAACGTCTCAAGAGATCTGCAGTGAGACCCCACTGCTTCCAATGAGATATCAGTTATTTTTGCACAAGCTGCAATACCAAGAACTTTCAGTGATTTCCCACAACCAATTGCTAATTCAACCAAACCCTTGTCCGTCAAGCCTTCACAAAAACGCAAATTCAAATCTTGAAGTTCCTTGCAACACTCCCCAACAGCAGCTAGACCTTGATCTCCAACATAGCAACCCTAAAAAAAGTAACAACAAAAGAGAGGGCATCAATTACCGCACGTGACACAGCATGCATGATAAGCTAGAGATGGAAAAAGGATGTGAAAAGAAAGTAGTAGACCTGCAACTGCAGTAGACAATCCATTCCATATGGATCATGCAGTATCAAAATCCCAGAAAGAACAAATGATTTATCCAATAAAATTAAAGACATTTCCAAGATTGTCGTCATTACAGGTACATTAGCCTTAAAACAACCATCATAAACCATGGAAAGGGTAAGAATTTGCAGTCCTCAGTAAGGAACTTTAAAGCATAATTGTCACATTAGAGCCCCATATCAAGCTCAAATTATCGTTGACATTTGAGTCCAAATGTTACTGAAGGGATAGTAAAGCAAGATTTCAAACTACATTAACTAGGTTTAGAAAGAGAATGTAGGAATAACAAATGATACATCACAATAGTGGAAATAagactttaaatattaaacccAGTTTAAATGAGCTCACGTCAATCAAGAAGTCGGTTAAATATGTGGCTTAATATGATATCTCATCATTAATATCTAAAGAAAGCCTTAAGTTGATGAGTATAGATTCACCTGCAAATCTAAAGATCTCAAGGATCTACACTTCCCGGCAAAGGATTGCAAGCCCATACTAGTTACATTAGAGCACCATATTAAACTCAGCTTCTTAAGTTTGGTAAAGGCTTCACCAAGAGCAATCAATCCAGCATCTGAAAAACAGTTTGATTCCAACTCACTGTCATCAGATTCACCTCTCTCAATCATATAGTGCAGGTTAAGAGAAGAGAGTGTTGATTGGCTGCCACCCCGTCTTCTTCCCtacataataaatttgaaaagaaaaatgtatcaAATTCTTAACAATTGAATCAATCAAATAGTAGATCATTGTCCAAAATTCTTTCATGAGGAAACACCAGAGAAATTAGACTAAAATATGTGCAAATATGTAATGGGGCTATCCACTTGCAACTGAAAATGGGAGTTATAAGGAATGGTTACCATCATTGTGAGCAAAACCTAATAGTTAGTGTATGCAAACCAAAAAACGAGAGGGTGTCATTGCATGGTAACAGACGGAGAATTTCAAATCAAAcgtataaaattcaaaattctaacCGTTTTTATTGCCCTGCATTTTACGCAAACAAAATGGATCATCTAAGTCCTTATACTGCaaagcaattttaattttttttccacctcCCGAATTTTCTTGGCACCCAAATGACATCCATCTCCGTACACCACGAcgaattaaaaacaaaacattacCCTTTCCCCATAACTATAATTTCCCTTTTCTTTCGCACATTTTCCCAGCCACTAAACGGACCATACAAGTCCTCACACCGCGTACCAAATTCACAAGACGGTAAACGCCCTTCCTCCGTAACTTAAATCCAATATCTCCACCCTAAAAAACATGAAACCCTAACATCCCAGACACAACTAAACTTACCAACTGAACCGGATGCGAGACTGAGAGCCTCTCGTCAACGTAAAGATTCTTGACATTGACAAACCGCCTCGCCAGCAGCTTGACGAACGAATCAGGGCTGCCGGACGCGCCGATGCGGAGCGTGCGGCGACTGTTGCGCTCGAGGGCGAGCCAGCGCTTGCAGACGAGAGCGCAGGCGTCGCGGCTAGACTTGGAGTGCATGTGCCGGAAAATCTCGATGATGAGCTCATCGGGAAGATAGGAGTTGATTAGATCGTGGCCTTTCATTGGCGACGACCAAGCCTTTTCctggctaaaaaaaaaaaaaagaggagagaaATGTGAAGAGGACAGGAAGAATTGGAGATACAGCAGTAGGACTGGCGGCGGCGGTGGCGGTGGCGGTGGTTTAGGGGAGAAGAAGCGGTGGAGCGGGCGGTTGGGGAAGAGGAGGAATATAGGTGGGCTTTATGTACCTGCTTCTGTAAGCTTCCTGTGTCTCTCGGCCCTCAAGGCCAAATAGCCAACACTCCCTCACTTTCTTTTTTTGACTGCTTTTCGATAATTATATCTTCTCCATTCGGaccaaaaacattttttccttctccttcttctccttcttctccttctccctTTGCCTGCctgtctttttccttttctttttttttcccctctctccctttttttctttctcttttttccttgtttccaaaatatatgaaattttaatttaacgtcaatattaaatttaaggtaaaaaaaaaaacaaaaaaaaaaaaaaacaaaatccgaAAACATCTAAAGTTTTTTATgagttgttatttttattttttctttttttttcttttttctgatttactttaacaattttgtttttgtattaatttaagaataattggAGTAAAAAAAGTCAACTTGGTTTCCAACTATATAAAATTGTGATAAccaaagttttttatttttccccaaataatttaattaaatttaaaattgtgtagaaaaaataaataaaaatcttgtTTTATTTGTCGCCTAATGGTGACATGGAAGGAATGAAAAGTAAGACGGAAAAAATGCACCAATAAATAACAGTATAGAGACACAATGAAATAACACAAGAAAAATAAGTGATgcatatatttatatagaagatAAATATTGTAAGTGAAATGCATGACaaataagatgtttttaaaaatagttcaacGTTGCATTaaaatttgatgttttttaaataacttaatatcacatcaaaatcacagagataaaaaatgaaacaacgTAAATAAAGCATACGATGAAATTAAATccttttaaaaggaaaattagatCTATGATAGTTAAACAAATGATGATAATGGACGAACCTACCGACACATGATAGTCCGTACCTTAAATCCTCTTAAAAGACATGATAGGAAAATGCGATATTTTTATACCTCATATCCCCCCAAATGACTTGTACCTAACATCTTCGATGAATAACATTACTACTTGAGAATGTGAAATGATATATACGTGCTTCACAAACATAATTAATCAAGTAAGcacttttaataaaatgtttttgataTAAACTTATTGCATCCATCTTAGATATTTTgaacaataaatatatatagaaagtcgttttaatgaaaaatgtttttttatctttataaagGATTTCCACTTACTCAAACTTGGTCGAGCTATCAAATAATcacttattataattttttttctactatCACCCGATTTGAGCCATGTTTCATCATTGTTAGAGAAGTGCATGACAAAgcaatttatcttttaaataattcaatatgacattaaaatcatatatttttcaaataactcAACATCGCATTAAAATTGCACAAGcaaaaaatgaaacaacataagcAAAGCATACGatgaaattaaatcattttaaaggaaaattaggCCTATCATACTTAAACAAATGATGATAATCAAAGACCTATATAAACACGATGGATATTTATCTTAAATCCCCATAAAATGCATAATAAGAAAACACGATATTTTTATCTCTTAAATCCCTCGAAAAGACTTATACCTAACCTCTTCAATTAATAAACCGActtatatatgcatatatatcaCAAACGTAACTAGGCAAGTTAGCACTTTTAGCAAAATGTTTTCAATACGATCTTATTGCATCGCTTTGAGATATTTTGAACGATAAATACATATAGGAAGTTGTCTTAATGaaaatgttctttatttttaatagaacatttccatttatttaaacTTGATCAACCCATTAAATAATCACTtattatagttttttaaaactttattcaattttcatttttaaaaaataagttacgGATGGAagatgataatatattttaattgttaatttcatttacttcattttaagttttgaaaaaatacacttattttattagtttgaaattccattatatattttaattttaaataaatagagaCTAGATGTATTAGTCGAAGCCGACAAAAAGGTGAATGAAATCAACCCGatatttttaagaatacaaAACATCTtttagaattgaatttttaGAGCCTCATGccatggtaattttttttttttccttgcgttttcctttttttcttaccTTATTTTTTCCATCCGTCCAAACACAGCAGTGTTAGAAAGGTAGATCCCCGGCATTCTCCTGGAATGTCCAGTCAATAATTGTAAAATCCCAAAATTGATTAAGGTAGAAAATCACATTTAAACAACTACCCATTACACGAACAGGCGATCTACACCCGGAAAGCTTCAAGGCGAATCAACCCAAATTCCATTTCTCTGGTGAAACATCTCCACAGACGGAGGTGATCTTCCGTGGCAAAAGTGGGAATTTGGAGAGAATCCCATGTCGTTCTCCTTCTTCAAGGCCTCCAGGCCTAAAACCCCTCAGGAACTCGTGAAGGCGATCAAGGACAGCCTGATGGCTCTCGACTCCAAAACCGTTGCTGAAGTTAAAGCCCTTGAAAAGGTTGTTTCCCTTGTTCATTTCCACGCAGGACTATTTTTCTCTGCATTGACGATGAATTTCTCACTGGGTACTTTGATTAAGTTAATACAACATGTTTTTTCGATTAATGGGGTTGCTTGTTTTGGGGCTTAGTGGAGGTGGCTCTACCGCATTCATCGATCGTCGATTAAATTTAATCCATTGGTGTGCTGTGGTGCTTGATAGAGGAATATCCGAGTCGGGTTCTGTTTGTTGGATGCTACAATTGGGTACTAGCGGGGGAGGGCTGTCTGCATGAAATGGACACAATGTTTGAATTTTGGATTGAGTTCAAGGAATTTTCCATGTATTGACGATGAAATTCTTAAATGGGTACTTTGATCAAGTTAATATAGCAAGGTTTTGTGATTGGTTGGATTGCCTTTTTGGGTTCAGTATAGGTGCTCACATGGGGTTGTATTGCATGCTTTTTATGTCTTTTCACCACATTCATCATTTACTGATTAAATTTCATCCATTGGTATAGCATAGTGCTTGATGAAATATTTGAAGTGGGTTGAGTTTGCTGGATGGAACAATGGGGTAGTACCGCATGGCAGGGAAGTGGTGTCTGTTTGAAATGTAAATAATGTTTGTACTTGGATCGAGTTTAAGAATGTTTCCTATATCAGTGATTAATTTCTTAAATTCTGATTAAGTTAATATGGTACAAATTTGTGATTGATTgagttgcttttttttttcgtgAAGGCTTAGTAGAATTCCTCAAATGGCATTATATTGCATGGTCGCTGTAAACTACAATTTTTGCAGCATATTCATTGGATTATAGATTAAATTTCATCCATTTGCATGCTTTGATGTGGGACCTGTTTGCTGGATGCAACATTTGGGTAGCAACATGTGGCTAGGGAGTGGTTCAAGGAAATAGTGTTTGAATCTTGGATAAGCAATGTTTGATATCAAGTTTGGCAGTGATCGAAGTTTAGCAGGGTTTAGGGCTAAATTCATTATGGACTTATCACTTCCCTTTTAATCTTACCTCCAGTGAATTGAAGACTCATATCTAAGGCTATTTTAGAAACATGAACTTTggtaagaaatttttttcttaaaaatagtattGCCATTCCCACAGAACACTATCTAGTGAAACTGTCGTTCAATGGCTTTTTGGGTGGCTGGGCATGCCCCAATTCTatgctttataaatatttaaagatcTTGGTTTTGCTTTTTGGAATAGAGAGTTGAGTCTGGTAGGATTTAGAGTCAATTGAGGACATAGTGAGGGAATTTTGTATGAGATGGTTTGTCACAGGCAGAAAAAGGAGGGAGTTGAAGGTGTAAAGAGGTGAATGAACGACACAACTCTAATGGAGTTGAATTTCAAATAGAATCCATGCAATTTACCCCATGTTATTGGGATTCGGTTGATGTTGATTTGAATTGTGTGTGTTTTGCACACATCGATTCAAATTGGTAACAAATAAGTTTGTATCCAAAAAATATACAGAAAAAAAGGAATGCAAAAAAAGGGAATTAAAAGAACAGCATAATAACGTGACAGATGAAAACTTTGCTACATGCCATTGTATGAAAATGCTTTGAGGCTTTCCTTTAAGTATACCTAGACCTTTTGTTCTCTGCATGCACAAAATTTGTTAACCATGTCAGTTCTAATGTTCCTGTTTCTGCTAAGGACCCATTCCCAAGTAAATAAACACTGTTATATGAGTTTATCTCTGGATGTTATGATCTCCATGCGTTGTCAAGTCAAGCAAGTTGGATGATTGCAGGTGTC
This region of Vitis vinifera cultivar Pinot Noir 40024 chromosome 5, ASM3070453v1 genomic DNA includes:
- the LOC100254543 gene encoding F-box/LRR-repeat protein 4 isoform X4, producing the protein MKGHDLINSYLPDELIIEIFRHMHSKSSRDACALVCKRWLALERNSRRTLRIGASGSPDSFVKLLARRFVNVKNLYVDERLSVSHPVQLGRRRGGSQSTLSSLNLHYMIERGESDDSELESNCFSDAGLIALGEAFTKLKKLSLIWCSNVTSMGLQSFAGKCRSLRSLDLQGCYVGDQGLAAVGECCKELQDLNLRFCEGLTDKGLVELAIGCGKSLKVLGIAACAKITDISLEAVGSHCRSLETLSLDSEFIHNEGVLAVAEGCRLLKVLKLLCINVTDEALEAVGTCCLSLEVLALYSFQKFTDRSLSAIGKGCKKLKNLILSDCYFLSDKGLEAIATGCSELIHLEVNGCHNIGTLGLASVGKSCLRLTELALLYCQRIGDNALLEIGRGCKFLQALHLVDCSSIGDDAICGIANGCRNLKKLHIRRCYEIGNKGIVAVGENCKSLKDLSLRFCDRVGDDALIAIGQGCSLNHLNVSGCHQIGDAGIIAIARGCPELSYLDNLGDMAMAEIGEGCPSLKDIVLSHCRQITDVGLAHLVKKCTMLETCHMVYCPGITTAGVATVVSTCPNIKKVLVEKSKVSERTRRRAGSVISYICVDLSIPH
- the LOC100254543 gene encoding F-box/LRR-repeat protein 4 isoform X3, translating into MKGHDLINSYLPDELIIEIFRHMHSKSSRDACALVCKRWLALERNSRRTLRIGASGSPDSFVKLLARRFVNVKNLYVDERLSVSHPVQLGRRRGGSQSTLSSLNLHYMIERGESDDSELESNCFSDAGLIALGEAFTKLKKLSLIWCSNVTSMGLQSFAGKCRSLRSLDLQGCYVGDQGLAAVGECCKELQDLNLRFCEGLTDKGLVELAIGCGKSLKVLGIAACAKITDISLEAVGSHCRSLETLSLDSEFIHNEGVLAVAEGCRLLKVLKLLCINVTDEALEAVGTCCLSLEVLALYSFQKFTDRSLSAIGKGCKKLKNLILSDCYFLSDKGLEAIATGCSELIHLEVNGCHNIGTLGLASVGKSCLRLTELALLYCQRIGDNALLEIGRGCKFLQALHLVDCSSIGDDAICGIANGCRNLKKLHIRRCYEIGNKGIVAVGENCKSLKDLSLRFCDRVGDDALIAIGQGCSLNHLNVSGCHQIGDAGIIAIARGCPELSYLDQNLGDMAMAEIGEGCPSLKDIVLSHCRQITDVGLAHLVKKCTMLETCHMVYCPGITTAGVATVVSTCPNIKKVLVEKSKVSERTRRRAGSVISYICVDLSIPH
- the LOC100254543 gene encoding F-box/LRR-repeat protein 4 isoform X1 is translated as MKGHDLINSYLPDELIIEIFRHMHSKSSRDACALVCKRWLALERNSRRTLRIGASGSPDSFVKLLARRFVNVKNLYVDERLSVSHPVQLGRRRGGSQSTLSSLNLHYMIERGESDDSELESNCFSDAGLIALGEAFTKLKKLSLIWCSNVTSMGLQSFAGKCRSLRSLDLQGCYVGDQGLAAVGECCKELQDLNLRFCEGLTDKGLVELAIGCGKSLKVLGIAACAKITDISLEAVGSHCRSLETLSLDSEFIHNEGVLAVAEGCRLLKVLKLLCINVTDEALEAVGTCCLSLEVLALYSFQKFTDRSLSAIGKGCKKLKNLILSDCYFLSDKGLEAIATGCSELIHLEVNGCHNIGTLGLASVGKSCLRLTELALLYCQRIGDNALLEIGRGCKFLQALHLVDCSSIGDDAICGIANGCRNLKKLHIRRCYEIGNKGIVAVGENCKSLKDLSLRFCDRVGDDALIAIGQGCSLNHLNVSGCHQIGDAGIIAIARGCPELSYLDVSVLQQNLGDMAMAEIGEGCPSLKDIVLSHCRQITDVGLAHLVKKCTMLETCHMVYCPGITTAGVATVVSTCPNIKKVLVEKSKVSERTRRRAGSVISYICVDLSIPH
- the LOC100254543 gene encoding F-box/LRR-repeat protein 4 isoform X2; this encodes MKGHDLINSYLPDELIIEIFRHMHSKSSRDACALVCKRWLALERNSRRTLRIGASGSPDSFVKLLARRFVNVKNLYVDERLSVSHPVQLGRRRGGSQSTLSSLNLHYMIERGESDDSELESNCFSDAGLIALGEAFTKLKKLSLIWCSNVTSMGLQSFAGKCRSLRSLDLQGCYVGDQGLAAVGECCKELQDLNLRFCEGLTDKGLVELAIGCGKSLKVLGIAACAKITDISLEAVGSHCRSLETLSLDSEFIHNEGVLAVAEGCRLLKVLKLLCINVTDEALEAVGTCCLSLEVLALYSFQKFTDRSLSAIGKGCKKLKNLILSDCYFLSDKGLEAIATGCSELIHLEVNGCHNIGTLGLASVGKSCLRLTELALLYCQRIGDNALLEIGRGCKFLQALHLVDCSSIGDDAICGIANGCRNLKKLHIRRCYEIGNKGIVAVGENCKSLKDLSLRFCDRVGDDALIAIGQGCSLNHLNVSGCHQIGDAGIIAIARGCPELSYLDVSVLQNLGDMAMAEIGEGCPSLKDIVLSHCRQITDVGLAHLVKKCTMLETCHMVYCPGITTAGVATVVSTCPNIKKVLVEKSKVSERTRRRAGSVISYICVDLSIPH